DNA sequence from the Vicia villosa cultivar HV-30 ecotype Madison, WI linkage group LG3, Vvil1.0, whole genome shotgun sequence genome:
ATGACAGCTCGGCAGTTAGTTACATCTAGGCCATGAACTAAAAATACTGATCTCTCTGGAGAATCTGAATGTAAAATATCAATCACACAGAATATTCAGTTCGCTCCAAAATTCTCTGTATTCTTTAGATAATAATGACAGATGCTACCAAGCACATTATAATTATGAAATTATTGAAAAGTTAAGAGAAATAGTTGCCTTATTGAAATAGTATCCCTTAATTTACCGTTTTGTTATACTAGGAAGGAAATAAGGGGAAGCGCCATTCATAGGAAAATCTCCTGTCCTTAAGGTATCAATCATAAAAGATTAGGAAGGTGGCAATTTAGGATTTACAGTAGTTTTTGAACTTGGTCAGCACATACAGATACAGTGCATAAGTTCTCTCTCAATTTATCTGCTTTTCTTCCATTGTTAGATATTCATGGGTGTTTGCAAAATGTAAGCCCTTTAGTACACATGAAAACTCACAGTATTTAATTACATATTCAAGTTATCTTTCACTGCCCTGACTTAAAACAAAAAACCCATTCGGTTCTTTATTCTTTCCGCTTAATTGTATGCtaaaccaaacaaaacaaaaatatgatTCTGCAATGTTTCTTTTTTTACTCTATCACATAAACATAAAGTTTGCTGTTTTTTTCTAGCAGTATGTTCAAATCCAGTAATATGACAGTATTTGCTTCACACCTCAACTTCTGTTTCTATTGCAAAATATGTCTGTAATTGACGAATACCGCAACAAAGGAAAACAGAGGATTTTGTTTTGTAAAACTAAAGAACAATATACAAACCTCTTTTTCCACACTTGAAGGTTGATGGAGTGTACTAACAGGGAGCTGCAGCTCCCCGGTCTCTCTCTTATGCTTTTCATACTCTAAAAGCGCCTGTACAGATTGAGATTTTTCAGAAACCACAAACAAAGGAAACAGAAAAATTAAGCAAGTGGCTAGAAAAAGGCAACAAACGTCACACTTGAAATAGTACAGTACAGAAAAGCATATAATAACAGAAAATCTTGGTTTCATTTTTATTGGTATCCAGAAGTTATATGACAAGGACTACTCATGCCATGAGACAGTAATATAAAAGCAGAAGAGACACTCTCCCAATTCACACTGAAACTGATGCATATTGTCATGCATTTCAGAGGGGACGGGATATCTGGTATTACAATTTTTAGTCTATCTAATTGATCAATTTTTGCCATAAGAGAAGTGTAATCTTATTGATATGGATTAGAAATTGTATCTAATTACTAAGCATAAAGCCAATGAAACATAAATGTTACCTTCTCATAAAAGATTCTAAATGTCCATGAGACTGTAGTGCAAGTCCTGTGGTAGAAAATGTATTCAATAAGAAAATGAGCAGCAAAGGGATACTTCTCTTGAAataaattgtggaaatttttatcTTTCAGAGTCTTAATTATACATGTCTTAACAATCAGTTATGAGCATAACTCAGACGACAACAAAACTATATCAAAATAAACAGCAGAAATGCGAGAAGTCACGATATGCTTAGTATAAACTACCGAAAAAATAACATTTCCAGGCCTTACTTAGGAGGGTGGAAAGACTCTCCTACTTGCCGCCACAACTTCGATCCAGTTACCTATATTAATCACTCAATAAGATCAGCTTCTTTTAACAAGCAAAAACAAAGCGTTGTTAATAACAAAAGGACCCAAAAACATAAGAGAACTAAATGAAGAACCCAAAACCTATTAATAAGATCAGCTACGACCAATCGATAATTTATAGCTAACAAAGAGCCCAAAACAGATTAGcactaaatgaaataaaaactaaGAATATCAAGCAAACTAGAACGTAATGATATGTTCTCAAATAACAACAATCAAGTCTTATCTTACTAGACGTAAAATGTATATCTCAGACAGCATTGTTAAGAGTATAGAATGCGAGAACTAGGGTGATGGGCTATAAGCATGCAAAGAGTGAGATCTGTACCAATTCATAGCCACCCAGTTTGATAACAGCTCTCCATAACCTGCAGCGGATGGGTAAGCACAGAATCCGCAATCAGAACGGTTAATTGATAAATACATTCAAAAACTAGTGTCAAAGTAAAGGATCCCAATTAAAATACTCGCTCAAAGTAGCCAATTGAAAATGCTTGTGACTAAAAACAGGTTACTCTAATAATACAtttgaagggacatacttgaggCAATTCAATGGCACTCCATAAAACTTAGGAGGCTTAAACTCCAACGACCTCGATCTATAAAAACTCTCAAGCTCTTTCATAAACGCCTCTCGTTCCATCGCAGTACCAGTCTCATCATAACCACTCATCTGCATACCAAAAGTCCAAAACCAACCACAATAACCAAAATCCACAAAATCATTCTCACTATCTTCTCCTTTATACAGTTTCCACAAtaatcaaaccaaaaaaaaaacctaCCTCATTAGCACTATTTATCACACTATGATTATTCATTTCAGTCACATTCTTAACTTTAGCCTGAGGAGCAGGGGTAGAATGGACATTTGCTGCATCAGCATCACCTTGATCAACCATTTCTTGATCCTGAGAAACAGAACCACCAACAGCACCACCAGCACCAACAGCAGCAGCATTTTCCGAATGAACGAGATCCATATCGTCTCCGACTCTCTCACCGCCTTCCATAGATAATATCTAGTATCTCTCACTAGGGTTTCGTTAGTGGATCATCATCATTCACAATCACAAACAAATAAACAGTTCCATTGAAGttaaaaagagaaagagaaagagtagTTTACCTTATTGAAGAATGAAGAAAATGTAGGGTTTAGTTTGGGGATTTACAAAGAGAAAAATGAAGaattaataaaaatgaaacaATGAAGAATCGCGTTGAGAATTATAACTATATTATACTACTAATGTGGCTAGTAATATTATAACACTGAATCAATCGCGTGAAGTATCATGATAATTCATAAGCATTGATGATTTTCGTGAGAATGAAAACGCGACGAATTTCGTCACAAAGACGTGCGACGAATTGACAAACGGCGGTTTAAAAGGGAAGCTTGAAATGAATCAGCTGCAACTCCAGTgatgttctctctctctctcactcttggGATTGTTTCTTGCATTTCAAATTACTATTTTGTCCCTAACTTGTTTTTCATTCCTATTCAAGACATGTTTTGTTACTATTTTGTAGTGTATGTGTTTGGTTAGGTTTAGTAAGAAATCTGAAATTTTATGCATATGTTTGTTTGGTGTTTCATTGCTATTTATTTATGAGATTAGTTTCTTTCTCATGTAATAAGTGAGTTTCTTAAGCGGTATCATTCAATGTTGATAACATTAATGAACTCAGATAATCACTTGATACCGAAGAAAACTTTACTTTTACCTTGCATTATACAAAATCTGCTGGATTAAAGAATCATTAAATGGGAATAGATCAAAAAGCATAACACTTTTTATCATGTTGAAATTTTTAGATTCGCATAACTAACATTTTTGTGGTAAAATTATGGTTTGAACTAACTAATTTATACAAAATCGATTTTGATGGAATGATTGTTTTCATTTATAAACATATGttcaaatagtatattatttgatGTAAGATTCTTAAGACAAC
Encoded proteins:
- the LOC131660365 gene encoding AT-rich interactive domain-containing protein 5-like translates to MEGGERVGDDMDLVHSENAAAVGAGGAVGGSVSQDQEMVDQGDADAANVHSTPAPQAKVKNVTEMNNHSVINSANEMSGYDETGTAMEREAFMKELESFYRSRSLEFKPPKFYGVPLNCLKLWRAVIKLGGYELVTGSKLWRQVGESFHPPKTCTTVSWTFRIFYEKALLEYEKHKRETGELQLPVSTLHQPSSVEKETTVYQAPGSGRARRDAAARAMQGWHAQRLLGYGEVAESAVKDKTFSPTPKREKNLKSIGVINKQRTPSGMDHADKAANIEGDRQLVTAVVDIGPPADWVKINVRETKDCFEVYALVPGLLREEVRVQSDPVGRLVITGTPEHVDNPWGITPFKKVVNLPARIDPLQTSAIVSLHGRLFVRVPFEQGAV